Within Ptiloglossa arizonensis isolate GNS036 chromosome 8, iyPtiAriz1_principal, whole genome shotgun sequence, the genomic segment AATCTTGTTCATCCCGTTACCTCTTCACTGGCTCGATTTTTGTTTCTACGTTAGCGTGTAAATAAAGACCAATCTGTTTCTATCGGTACGAAACCATCAATTACACTCAGGCTACCTCGCTGCATAATTCTCTTCCTTTTGTACCATCGCTTCTTCTCTTCCTCGATTAGATCTCTCGTAGATCTTTTTGTTCCTTCCAGGAAGAAAGTATCGATTAAACTTCTCGACTTACCTCACCGCATAATTTCCTTCAGCTTTTTATCGATTCTCTTCCTAGATTACCAAGTGGATCTTCATCGACCAGTTCCTCTCTGGATCAAGATCGTTCGCGATAAGAGTCGCTCGCGGTGAAAGTTTACATAATCCTCAGGCACGAACGGAGACGACCGCGCCTAATTTCGCGATCGTCTTATCGCAGTGGTCTCGTCATCGTTTTTTCTACTCTAAGCGCAGCGATTTCGCCAACAGGGGCTGGGCGTGTCCACGCAGTTGGCGTTCCTCGTCGTTGCTCGGCGTAAAGGAGAAACGTCGGTTTTACTTTTTAAAAGCTCACGGCGATGGTCTGCTCTCCCGATGGTAGTGAAGGATCGACGAAAGGATTCCACCGCGGTGGCCGAGAAAGGATGAATGAGCACTGACGTAAGATCGCGCGCGAATTTCCTTTTCATCGTGGTCCCTTCCTGTTCAGCGACTCTTGGTGCCACGTCGATCGAATTAAGTACGGTTCTCTCGTCCAGTTGtagaaaaatatcatttttttgtGAAATTTCGTTCCCTCGAGTTGTTGCACGAttcggaaaattgaaaattgtagaaTATGGAACAGTCGATCGAATTAAGTGCGGTTCTCTCGTCCAGTTGtagaaaaatatcattttttatgaaatttcgtTCCCACGAGTTGTTGCACGAttcggaaaattgaaaattgtagaaTATGGAAAAGTCGATCGAATGAAGGGGGGTCCTTTGAACCATTTGTTgaaagaagaattatttttggtGATATTTTGTCCCTTTGAGTTGTTGGATTCGGAAAATTGGAAGTATTGGGAAAATTAAGGTATACTGAAAGGTATTAGTGCCCCGTTGATTGAATTAGAGGCGTTTTGTCAtccaattgtagaaaaatatcattttttgtGAAATTTCGTTCCCTCGAGTTGTTGCACGAttcggaaaattgaaaattgtagaaTATGGAAAAGTCGATCGAAGGGAGGTCCTTTGAACCATTTGTTgaaagaagaattatttttggtGATATTTTGTCCCTTGAGTTGTTGGATTCGGAAAATTGGAAGTATTGGGAAAATTAAGGTATACTGAAAGGTATTAGTGCCCCGTTGATTGAATTAGAGGCGTTTTGTCAtccaattgtagaaaaatataattttttgtgaAATCTTGTTCCCACGAGTTGTTGCACGAttcggaaaattgaaaattgtagaaTATGGAAAAGTCGATCGAATGAAGGGGGGTCCTTTGAACCATTTGTTgaaagaagaattatttttggtGATATTTTGTCCCTTTGAGTTGTTGGATTCGGAAAATTGGAAGTATTGGGAAAATTAAGGTATACTGAAAGGTACTAGTGCCTCGTTGATTGAATTAGAGGCGTTTTGTCAtccaattgtagaaaaatataatttatttgtgAAATTTTGTTCCCTCGAATGAAGGGGGGTTCTTTGAGCCATTTGTTgaaagaagaattatttttggtAACATTTTGTTCCTTTGAGTTGTTCCATTcgcaaaattggaaattttagaATATGAAAAGATACTAGTGCCCCGACAATTGAACGAAGGGGGGTCCTTTGTGCCATTTGTTgaagaaagaattattttttgtgAAATTTGGTCCCTTTGAGTTGTTCCATTcgcaaaattggaaattttagaATATGAAAAGATACTAGTACCCCGACAATTGAACGAAGGGGGGTCTTTTGTGCCATTTGTTGAATGAAGAATTATTTTTGGTGACATTTTGTCCCTttgagttgttggattcgaaaaattggaaatattgggaaaattatcgaatattgaaGGGTACTAATGCCCCGTAGATCGAATGAAGGGTCCTCTAATCCAATTATTAAAGAAAGTGCAACTTTTTGGTGTAATTTTGTGCCTGCgacattaagaaaattaatgaaTATTAAAAGGTACCACCATTTCAGTCCACCATGGCTCGTAAATGTaattagggggggggggggtaactTTTGTTCTGAATTTGAATAATTGGGAAAATTATGGAATGTTGAAAAGTACTCAAGGAACTCACGAACTCTTAAGACAATATTTCAACATACACagctttttttatttcattattttctcgAATTAACATTCGTTAAATTACATCGcaagttttcgaattttttaagaAGAAAAGTAAGCAACACATTTGAccgaaattttttttccttattAAGGCAGTTACGTAGATAtatcttgaattttttaatgtaatttttcgCTATGATTCATGAGTTATTAATTACGTTATACAACACTCTGGAATGTGGATACAACACCTAAAGTGTAATTATAAACTCCGTTTTTGTGTTCTAGAGTAAAAAACTATAAACACGCCGGTGCTTCCGTTTAATTTTTTCCACGCCATGGCGATTATGTCAACTCGGTGAACCGAGCTGGATTACGTGGACTTCTTTGTTTCCCGTTCTTGGAGCGAATCGAGGCCACCTTCCTCGAGTGAAACATCCGACTAGTAATTCTTTAATCCTCTGGGCGAGAAGAGCTGATGCACAAGTACTTTCAGGTATCATTCTACCGTTATTGTTTTTCAGAATTGAATCGTGAATCTCTCTCGCACCAGACTACAGCTATAGAAGAGGAACCGAGAGGACAAAAGCCTGTATTAGAGTTGGTAAGGATCGTTTGGTTAATTAATTCGAGGTAATGTGCGTCACGCTTTTAGGATTAAGTGCACCTCTGTTTCATAGAAGACAGAAGAAAGTGGAACAGGAAAAAGTTGTTATCGGAAAATGTCCTCCCCATTGCGTGATACAGCCTGTGGTAATCAAGTACACTCTTCCTTTGAATCGTGGAAAAAGTGAGAAGTGTCTATGCGACTGTATGGTAATCAACGTAGCGTAGAACAATTTTACATGACCTTGACATTGTTATGTATTAACGATTCTCCACGAGGTGTTATACGGTGCGGTTACGAGAAATTAAGAATCCATTCAATGGAGCAAaaaggaaattttttatttacttatcgTTTTTACTACGTAAGTatagaattatatatatatacacacaattataaaagaaacaaaagaaaaagtataCAGGGTTGCACCAAATGGGGTGTATATAAACTTCTCTTACTAATACGTAACTTAAAATATTGTCCCTGTTAGGACATAAATGGgatattgtttatttttccccattTTATATTAAGTGACAAAATAgtgaatatatatgtatagattTTTACTGTCTGAGTACAttttatatagtataatatttatCCATGTGTATACTATAATATCTATCCAATTATGTACTATAATATTTATCTATGTTTATACTATAATACATATCTATGTGCATACTATAATATTTACCTATGCGTATACTATAATATTTATCTATGTGTATACTataatatttatctatttatctatctatctatctatctatctacctatctatctatttatctatgtaCTATAAaatctacctacctacctatctgTCTGTAATATCTATCTAGACAGATAGATTTTATAATAcacagatagataaatagattttATAATAcacagatagataaatagattttATAATAcacagatagataaatagattgtATAATAcacagatagataaatagattttATATTACAcagataaatattatatttatctatctatgtaCGTAATATAaaatctatctacctatctattgtAATATGTATGTATCCAAGCacggtaatatttatttatctatttactgTAATATCTACCCGTCTATCTGCGTATGGtaatatctatttatctatctatccattGCTCTGtcgctttctctccctctcagaGGATCAATAGTTTCCAAAATCACAAAAGTTTCTCCACGTGGCCAGGACTGTACCCACCGGTCCGATTTCTTTCGCTCGAACAATACATTGACCCCGGCCAGGAGGGATGGTAGCGTAGCATCGAGATCGTTCACGCGTCGTGTGTTTTCCCAAGAGCACGTTCCCCGATTATCGACGAGAGTCACGGTGTCTCGGTGGCAATGTCGCGACGGTGTTGGAATTTCGATCGCTCCGCCACCGAAATTCCATCGCGGTGGTCACCTACACACAGGATTTCGCAACCGAAATTCCACCGGCCGCTTTGTAACCGCCACGACTCGGAAGGAGCGAAACGAAAACGACAAGAGGCGTTATCGTCCCGTGAGAGTTGCGTCGGGGTCAGAGTAGAAAGTGGTGTCCGCGTGTGCGGCCCGATGAAGGTCGGATCCGGGATGTTTGAACCTGATCTATACCAGTTTTCTTTCATTCATGGCGATCGTGTTCCACCACGGTGGAGAGAGTACGATTTCTGCCCTCCTCCCCCTTGGTGGAAATTGCAAACGGAACTGGGACTCTCGTGTATGCATAGAACGAGGATGCTCGAAGTCTCTGTGCGAAATATAACATTGTCCATTAACCTTAAAGCGTTCTTCTCGACTGTAGACTCAAGATCGTTAACTAAGTAATTGTCCCGAAGGAACACgtgtctttcatttttttctttaacagcgagaGGACTGATGAAATATAAGATTTGGTGTTCATCTATTGTAACAGTTTTAATTGTCGAGAAAGGATAGATTGCTGAAGAATACATCGATGGATTAAAAACAGACCCGAGAAACGCATTACAGTTACTGTTAATTCACAAGCTGTGTGTAAAAGAGTTAATTTGTTCTTGTGAATCGTTAAATAAACGATAGAGGGTATTTAAAAACGAATCTTGAATGTTGACACGGTGAGATGTATATTATTGAGTGTCTAGGAAGAAATAGGAGTAAGTTAATTATATATTGCGTTACCCTCCAATTTGTTTACTCGGTTATAAAATAATGAAGCCCGATTATTTGAAATTGTACGAGTAGGTTCGTCTACTCTCTCCTACAGGCCGTTTGCTACTTTTCTGTCTGGTTCTTATCTGTAACGTTTAGTGCTTCTGACTTGTACACGTTTTACCGCTCTCCCTGAGGCGTCATTAATTGGAGGATCCTCGATAATTGGTAGAGGAGGCTTCATAATCGCGAGAGCCGAGGAAAACTCGACCCACAAACAATTAAAATACTCTCTGCTTGGATTCTTCGATTTAGTCGCCATTTTCAGCTTTCAGAAACTTTGTTGACTGCCACGTTTATGATCGATAATTTTACTTTCCATAGAGActacgttatttgtatttgaaCCACTTCTGACTTTCattttttagaaactcaaaatgtcatGGTacgggaaaatttatttaacacaAGATATATTTTACTAACGACAGGGGAAATAGTATACTATTAAAGACAATTTTTAATAGTGaatgttatatttattaattctataaaaatacacaaagactGAAGAGGAGCTCAAggattaaaaagttattaaaataTTGCTTGTGAAGACTAAtatatacgaaaaatattactAAAGTTATAGCATTTCAATTAAATTGTTATAAATGACAATATATCAAAGAGGAATGTTTATCTTTAAGAAATTAAATTGCCTCTAGAGGGTCTCTGGACTGCCATTCGATTGGTCTTAGATCGTCCTTTGGACAGCTATATGTCGTCGCCATGTTGGACCTAGAAAAATCCTTTAGAACAACTTTTAGGTTACTGTATAATTACTTTCAAGCCAACTCTGCTTAACTTTACATTCTATTACATAATTTCTAAACTTTAAGCTCGTACCTACGGAATTACTATCTCATTTTTGTCTTATTATTAAATCCATTTTATTACTACCAAATTCTATTTCAAAATCTTTTTCAAACTTCCCAAACATCTATTTCGCTTGTACGTCATCTTCAATGCCTTCGTGATCCCTCAATTACTCTCCCATAAATTATACTTGGTATACGTACTGTATTTatctttaaaaaattcactTCTCTTTTTCAGATGGCACAATAAAATTTTCTAGGTCTTCTACAACCTGTTTATTAATCCTCAAATTACTCGTACATAAAATATAATCGACATAAAATACACAGGTACGGTATCTATCTACAAAAAGTGCACTTTCTTTTCCAAATGCCATAATTCAATTTTCCAGGTCATCTATACTCGGTTCGTTAATCCTTAAATTACTAGCGCATAAAATACACTCGACATAAAATATATAAGTACTCTATCTATCTTTAAAAAATGCACTTTCCTTTTTCAAATGCCACAATGAATTTTCTAGTTCATCTTAACTCGATCCATTAACCCccaaattatttatacataaaaTACAATCGACACAAGATACACAGATACAGTACCTACCTAAAAAAAGTGccctttctttttcaaataccataattaaattttctaggTCATCTATACCCGGTCCAATAATCCCCCAATTGCTAGAGCATAAAATACACTCGACATAAAATATATAAGTACTGTATCTATCTTTAAAAAATGCACTTTCCTTTTTCAAATGCCACAATGAATTTTCTAGTTCATCTTAATTCGATCCATTAACCCccaaattatttatacataaaaTACAATCGACACAAGATACACAAATACTGTACCTACCTAAAAATGTGccctttctttttcaaataccataattaaattttctaggTCATCTATACCCGGTCCAATAATCCCCCAATTGCTAGCGCATAAAATACACTCAACATAAAATATATAAGTACTgtatctatttttaaaaaatgcacTTTTCTTTTCTCAGTACCGCGATTAAATTCCCGGCTGCTACGAAGAGTACACCAAGGGTCGATCTATCTCCTTCGACTATCTCGAAGTGAATAGCGCGGGACTGTAAGGCCCACGAGAGACTCTGTCACGCCGTTGGAAACTTCCTAGACGACAGATAAAAGGGAACAACGGAAGAGATTTCTCGCCCGAGGCCCGGTCCCCCGACCTTCGGTCGTCCCGTATTCGCTCGGTGTAGTCGGGTCGCAGGTCGCGGGGCCCGATGGGCGGTGTGCTAGCGGGCCCAACGCGGAGAAACACCTATCCGCGGCTGTCGGGCGAGTACTTTCGTCGGTCAGGCCGAGCGAACCGCCCGGTCGAGGCCCGCGTACGAACATCGGTGACGACACTCGTGCAAGGCAAATAGGAAGAAAAAAGAGGAGAGGTGGGGCGACGACGCAGGCGGCGGCAGAGGAGGGGCCCGCCAAATATAAGCTAAAGAGATTGTACGATGGACCACACGAAATTTCACTACGGACGGGACTGGTTTCGGAAAAGGGCGGTGGACGATCATTCAatcgaacgtttttttttttttttttggctccTTCCGCGCACACGGAGTAACTCAGTTTCGTATACCTCCCTCTCTTTCTGTCTCTCGGTGAAAAATCGTCATGAAGTTTTTCGCGTTTGTGCTGATGACCGTGGCCCTCGCGTCTGGACAGACGATGGACAGTTGCCTGGAAAAGGACAGCATCTCCTGCGTGCAGAAGAGCCTGTACAGGCGAGCCAAGGAGTTCTTCGACATGGACAACTTCGAGATCATCGGTGGTGTTAGCCTGGTGAAGAGCAGCGATGCTCAGGGTAGAGGGTCCAGGTCAGGCAAGGAACTGATCTTCGATCAGGAGATAGAAGCTGCCAACAGTGTCTCTGACAGACAGGATGCTCTTGTGAATTTCGTGAGCGAGGAAGCCGCGGAGTTCCTCACTGGCCGCAGTCTAAGGGTAAATAGAGCTATGAGGTTTATTTGGGGAGATTAATGACAGTTCGTAGTGTCGTTGGGAATTCGTTGCATCGTATGGTCGTGTTGTCTCACGCAATACTGTTTCTCTGCAGATAAACTTCACCCCTATCATCGAGAGGATCGAAACCTCCGCGCGTGCCATCAGTGACTCCGCACCTGAGGAGATCCGCGAAGCTGTGGACTTGGTCGTCGAAGGTAAATCTCTAGTTTCGTTAGAGATAACTAAACACAAACGAGCTACTTTAGAAGTGCATAGTTATTTAGATGCAGTGTAGATACGTACAGATCGATGGAGCCAGTTGTAGATAATTTCACAATAGTCTGCTTGACTCCATGATCGACGGATCACAGCTCATCGGTTAAACAGTCAGAAAAGATATTAAGATTCCTTCTTTCGAATACACCAAAGACCTGGAGATCACTTACTCGCCAGTTAAACGTTTGGTAAAAAGATTAAGATTCCGTTTCTGCTGTAGTTCAAAGACCTGATCTAAGGAGTATGCTTGTTCAACTCACTAGTGCATCATtcggtaaaaatattaatattccttTTTTCGAATACTCCAAAGACTTGATCCAGAGGAACATTCAGTAAAAGTATTAAGATTCATATTTACGTATAGCCCACATACCTGACCCAAAGAATTACTTAGAGATTATAAATTGGTAGTTCAGTAAAAGTATTAAGATTCATCCTTCTATATAGTCTAAAGCCTTGGTCCAAAGAATCACGTACAGCTTGT encodes:
- the Osi6 gene encoding DUF1676 domain-containing protein Osi6, with protein sequence MKFFAFVLMTVALASGQTMDSCLEKDSISCVQKSLYRRAKEFFDMDNFEIIGGVSLVKSSDAQGRGSRSGKELIFDQEIEAANSVSDRQDALVNFVSEEAAEFLTGRSLRINFTPIIERIETSARAISDSAPEEIREAVDLVVEGRGKKKQLKQLLPLLIAAKVKIGALATLAYFVTGFIAKKAIFVSLISLAISAFIGLRSLWNKGGHHETTPYHGWSSGSATGGWSAPVSSGGWSSGGSSWDDGHGYAQSQAYSGYHH